Part of the Anopheles coluzzii chromosome 3, AcolN3, whole genome shotgun sequence genome is shown below.
GACGAGAAATTGACctcaatttttcctgcataTGTATAGCCCTACCCTTAATCTTAAGTGTAGCTTTATGAACATATTCCGATCAAGCTCCCCCCAGAGGCACTATCCATCTTCTCAACTTGTCCGACTCCAACACTCCATCATATGGTATTTGCGTCATTTGTATTCCATCGATATCACGTATAACATATCTGTCATTAGGTAAACGTTTGTGGATAACGTATGGACCTTTATATCTGGcaatgagttttttgtttgaatttggtgTGTTatctacatttttaattacaacaaaCTCTCCTTCATTGAATACGGGAGCAGGGCGATGGTGTTTAGCATGTTGTTTctcattattttgttgtgattttaaaatattgaatgatgCTTCTGCACGTATAGTTTCTAAATCTgaaaatgctttgtttttgtcttctaAATATTCGGTCAATATATCTACTGAAGGGCCTCGTTGGTTAACACCAAACAATAGCATAGAAGGGGAAAAACGAGTGGACGAATGAATGGTATTATTAAGAGCGTATTCTGTAGATAGCAAATGGGTCACCCAATCTACATGGTCGGTCTGATTTGATAATTTGCTCAATATGGGACGAATAATGCGATTGACCCTTTCCACTTGACCATTAGCTTGTGGTGATCCTGTGGCATTCAACACATGGCTAATTCCgcgagaagaaaggaaattggaaaatgcgGCTGAAGTAAAGCATGTACCTCGATCGCTAATTATTCTTTTAGGTCGACTGTAGTAagagaaatattgttttagaGCATTGCACACCTCTTTTGTACTAGTGGAAGTTGTTGGATACAATTTAACGAATTTCGTAAATGCGTCTATTACTACCAAtaagtattttttctttaaagatGATGTAGGTAGCGGTCCAAAATGGTCAATGTGCAAGGTATCAAATGGGTAAGGTTCTTTTTGGATGCTATGAAGGTTCCGATTATTTACTCTAGATGGAGCAGAGTGAATAATGCACTTCAAGCAGTTATTTATAAAGTTTATTATCCGTGTTTTTCTGTTAGGAAACCAATAATTCTGATCTATTTggttgcaacatttttcggCTCCCAAATGACCTATTTGTTCGTGTATTGATCGTATCAGATTATTAACCATTTCTGTTGGCACGTATAATTTTAGCCTATTAGAAGGTGATCGTTTGAATACAATACCGTCTTGTAATTGGTAACCTTCGACATCCGTCGTCTCTAACTCTTTTTTCAGAGTTTGGATAAGCGGATCCCTAGCCTGAGCTACACGTATTTGGAAGTCAATATCAACATCATCGAAGGCAGCCAAATGTTCCAGTCGGCTTAATGCGTCTACATGACTCATTGCTAAtccagggcgatgttgaaTAATGTAATTATAATTCTCCAGGAACAGTGACCAACGTGCTATCTTTGCGGAcgaatttctatttttaagcgtTTCTACCAGAGAATTACAATCAGTCACTATCTTTATTGGAATGCCGTGTACATAGGTATGGAAACGTTTGAGCGCATATATAACGGCCAATGTTTCAAGCTCGTAGCTGTGCAATTTAGCTTCATCAGCCGAAGTGGTTTTGGAAAAATACGAAATAGGGTGATATCTACCATCATCCTGTTTTTGCAAAAGCACAGAACCAAAAGCTATCGAACTTGCGTCACAGTGAAGTTCAGTTTCGCGTTTAGGGTCGTATATGGCAAGCACCGGAGCTACTATCAATTTATCTCGGAGTGTTTCAAATGCTTTTTTAcactcatcatcaaaaataaatggaacattgtttttcaaaagattaGTAAGTGGTTTTGCAATACTAGAGAAATGTGGAACAAACCTccggaaaaacgaaaaaagaccTAAACATTGTTGTACCTGTTTTGTGTTCTGAGGAACAGGAtagtttttgataatttttacatGATTATCGCTAGGACATATACCTGAATGATTGGCCTTGTATCCTAAGTAATCCAATTCATCGTAAGCAAACTTACATTTATCAAGCCGTAGCTCCAACCCATTATTTCGTAGAGTATGCAAAACTTCACTAACTATTTCAAGATGTTCTTTAAAGTCTTGAGAAGCTATGAGAATGTCGTCAATGTATACAACCAGCTTTTCATTCTCGATGAATTTCCGCAAAATTGTATTAATGAAACGCTGAAATTCAGCTGGCGCGTTTTTTAATCCGAAGGGCATACGCGTGTACTCGTACTGGCCGTCTGGAGTAACAAACGCtgtgaatttaattgaatccTCGTCCATTGCCACTTGATGAAAACCACTCTTTAGGTCTAGTAACGTAAAGAATTTTTTATTGCCCAAGTGTTCTAGGCACGTCTCTATGAGTGGAAGCGGGTAGTTGTCGCGGATTGTTACTTTATTAAGAGGTCGGTAGTCGACACACTTACGAATTTcgccatttttcttcctaaCGAGTACCAGTGCGGAAGCATAAGGAGAGTTACTGGGtcttattatatttttctctAATAAATCCTTCACAATGACTTTTACTTTATTCCTTTCATCGAAAGAAAGTCGTCTAGGCTTTGTGAAAATAGGAGTATCATGAGTTAAGCTAATTCGCATTTTATGAGCAGATGGTATTATATGTTTATCCggaaaattaatgtaattattgGACACTATTGATCTTAAAGCAATGCCTTGTTCTTTAGAAAGATGTTCTCCAACATTTATAGTGCTAGCCTCATCGCTAATATTTATAGAACACATTTCAGAAAAAGTTGTGTCatattgttgtttatgttcagATTTGTCTGATATCGAaatgaattttgaagaaatattgGGATCGGACAATTTCGAATCTTTGCATACCTCTGGTAAGGGAGCCTGGATCGAACTACGTAAAAGACCCAACGTTTGGAGCTTATGGTAAAAACCCGGTTTTTTTAAGTTCagaattttatctttatttaaattcatcagCATAAGTTTGCTGTAATGTTTACGGAATTGAGCGAGTGTGATGTTAAATTCTGATAACAAATCTCTCCCTACTATCATGGATAGGGACATGTAGctttttggtaaaatataGAAATTGTGAATGAATGTTTGATTACGAAAACTAAGTTTTAGCTGTACTGTTCCAAGAGTTTGTAAATTCACATTTCCTATTCCTCGAAATCCACTTGGTTGGGGAGCGCTTAGTTTTGTAACCGGaacaatggcttcatttatgAAGCTTTTAGAGCTACCGGAATCAAAAAGAGATGTTATAATTAACCCTGGGCTCCAAACATTGTTTCTCTTAAAAGCTACACTTACCTCCTGATAGGCCTCAAGTTGAACgaagtttccattttccccagAATCTAGATGCGCTGTTTCATTGTCGTTGCCCTGTACCGCAGCAACCGTTAGTTGACGTCTATCTGGGACAGGACAGTTGCGAATGACATGTGATGTGCTACCACATCGGAAACAGGAACCCGGAGCTCGGCGAGGTTGTGTGCATTGCGATGAATGATGTCCATGATTCGAGCAGTTATAACATCGAAGAGGTTCTGTCGTCGTTTGTCTTGGTGGAATCGGTCTCGGGGAAATGGTGTTGATGTGAGATGGGCTGCGGCGTTCTGGGTTTTTGCGCAACAGAAGATGGGATTCATATCGCTTAATGTTATCAATCAGGTCGTAAATATCGCGGTAATCCTTGGTCACAAGGCTATCATAGAGAGGGTCACGAGAAAGTCCTCTGATGACATAAGTTATGATAGCCTCCTCACTCACGTGGCCTGACATTCCCAGCGCATTTACTCGGTATACATAGCTTGTGTACGACTCAGAAATTTTCTTGTAGACCGATGCTAATTGGCTATGAATAACGGCTTCGTTACAGCGATCAGGAAAAGCCTTTTTAATTGTGTCAGCGAATTCGTCGAATGTCTTCAAAGTGTTACGGAAGCCATTGTACCATTCGCTTGCTGCTCCAGTCAACCGACTGCCTGCATATAAAAGCATCGTGCGATCCTGCCATCCATATAATTCGCTATTGTAGCGAATCGTATTGATCCACTTATTGATACCGAGGCCGTCAGAAAATTCCGGTATCAAATGTTTCAACTCCTCGGGATGAACCAATCGACCATCCGTAAACGTCTGCCGCTGTTCCATTTCCATAATTTTTGCTCGTAGCGCCATTAATTCCAATTGATGAGAAGTTGCGTCGAATGAAGCACCTTGCGTCGAAGATGTCGGAGCAGCTTTGTCTTTCATCAAGATGGCGGCTGCTGCAACGTGGTTTCCATTGTTCGTCACTTCGTCTTCATCTGCAAACACTCTTTGAGGAATGAAATTCTGGGTTGATTGTtcctccattttgtttttcggtacaCTTTGCTCGTACAACATGCGTAGTTGTGGTAAAGTTGCTTTCGGAGGCA
Proteins encoded:
- the LOC125907580 gene encoding uncharacterized protein LOC125907580; protein product: MEEQSTQNFIPQRVFADEDEVTNNGNHVAAAAILMKDKAAPTSSTQGASFDATSHQLELMALRAKIMEMEQRQTFTDGRLVHPEELKHLIPEFSDGLGINKWINTIRYNSELYGWQDRTMLLYAGSRLTGAASEWYNGFRNTLKTFDEFADTIKKAFPDRCNEAVIHSQLASVYKKISESYTSYVYRVNALGMSGHVSEEAIITYVIRGLSRDPLYDSLVTKDYRDIYDLIDNIKRYESHLLLRKNPERRSPSHINTISPRPIPPRQTTTEPLRCYNCSNHGHHSSQCTQPRRAPGSCFRCGSTSHVIRNCPVPDRRQLTVAAVQGNDNETAHLDSGENGNFVQLEAYQEL